The DNA sequence GAATGTCATCAGCACCAGCTTCTTTTGCCTGGAGAGAGATGATACACACCCAGAGAATTAGACCATGTGGAAATAAATGGCCTCTTGCTGCATATTGACTGAACTACTCAACTGGTCCCTCCCTAGAAAATGCAATTACAGTTCTCTGCTGCAGCTATGTAATCCAGTGACAACGCTAAGAGCAAAGGGTGTGCTGCTATAACTGCAGCAAGCAAAAGCAATCAGGAAaccaaactgcagaaaaaaaaccttttagtGCAATAGATGAATTTCTGCACAAAGCACTAAAGCACATGCTAATTCTGCAATTTTAACTGAAAGCATATGCAAAGGAAATGACGGGTCCTCAAGAGAGGCACTTCCTAGGAACAACAGCAGTGCCTTCCTCACCCGTTCAGAGCCTGCTGTGTCACTGGCATGTCTTACCCAGCAGACAGACCTTCTGCTGAACTGTacacagaaaccaaaataaCTTGCCATTACATTTTGCTTCCATGGGACCTGCAGAGGCAACTGTGCTGTGTAAGAAGAAGCAAGCTTCTGGACAAAAGTGGTTTTCCATGTTCAAATCAGCGACATCCAATGCAGCTGCTAACAGCAATGAAACTGGACAAGCCTCACTGTGAGCAGCATTGCATCTCTGGTATGATTTTCTGGaagattttcttaaagaaaagataCGGCACGAGGCAATAAAACCTGCTTGTGTCAGTGCCTCTGTTAAGTCTTCAGAACTGGGTATCTGACCCTGAACTAAGCATATGCAATACAGAACTAATCCTAGAACAGATTAAGCTattcctccccagccccacaggagtGGGACAGAAACCCTACCAACCTAATAAATTCAGTAAAACTAGTTTAATTATTGGTACAtaacaaagcttttctttccaaaataccTTACTGACATCCAACAGGCgtaattttgtcatttttaaaatgcaggtgCCTCTGGGGTAGAGCACAGTAGATCCCCCATGCCAGTGCTGGTCCACAGCCCCTGTAGCAGAATAGGTGAAATAATTCAAAAGACGATTTCTTTGAGAAAGCCAACTTTAAATCTGCGGCTGCTGTAAGGCAGGTAGTTCTGCCGACCTCGCTGGCACGACAGCAACCTGCTGAGGATCTACCCCAGAGGATTCTGGCCAAATCCTAgtccaggaaaacaaacagcaacGTCTAATAAGTTAATCCTCTGAGTGAtaggaagaaacaaaataataatgagaagaaaaagaggggcACAAGGAAAGCCAAGTATGATGGGAAAGGGGATGTCACAGGTTCCTtggtaagaaaagcaaaatgggagATCTGCAAGAGTGAAGGGGCatggaggagaaagcagagatgGGGTCCCAGATGCAGACTGGCAGGAGGTGGAGTGGGGTGTTACATGGAATCACAGTGGCAGAGAGGGATGGAAGTGGCACGAAGGGGACCTGTGGATGGGAGGGCAAAGGGAGATGGGGAAAGCAGGAATTCTCTCATGTACCTCAGGAACAAGACCTGCTGTCCTGGTGAGATCAGTAACACAATTACTGGTAATGCAGATGATGTACCAATTCACCTGGCACGCAAGACTAGACCCAGAGAACAGAAAAGACCTCGGCATTGCTTACCAGGCACATTTGGTATTCAAGGCGCTTTCGAGCATCATCACTGGGTTTCTTCTTACGGAAGAAGAGTGGCATCTTTAGTTTTTACTATAGCTCCGTCTCAGTAGCACAAATGATCAGTGTAAATAAAGGCAGAGGGCTCCTGGAGTATGTGTTTGCTGGGGAGCCTGGATGACAGAACTGTGCTCTAataagtggggggaaaaaaaagaacaaagaaaaaaatcaccatcTCAGCAATTGTCTTTGTTTAAGCCCTTCTTTGGCTTGATCATAGAGGCAGATTCCAGCACACCCCCACGGTGGAAGTGTTAACGTGAGCCGCAAAAGCACTGCTGTGTCTCTGAGATGGGTTGATTGTCTTGGTCATCCCTGTGCAAGATAAATTAAGTCAAGCTGGAACATGTATAGAGAAAGGCTATTGAGTGATCAGGAAAACGCAGGGTCCACTCTAGGACAGGAACTAAAAAAGCTGTAACTGCACCAAGAGATCAAGCACCAGGGACAAAACCCAAACTATTTAAACTCAAAGTTAATCCTGGCACACTAATAAGCAAACGTAAAGTGTTCTAGAATAAAGCTAGGCTAGAAATGTGAAAAACTCCTAACCCTGAGAGCAACACAGCTGCCTTCCCCTTCCAGGGCAGGTGAGAGCAAACAAGACCCCAATGCACTTCAAAATACAGATAACTGTTTGAAAGGGACTTGATGACTACTGAGTACAGCAGAGCCTCCTCTCGCACGTCAACCCCCCCCGTCCCAGCCGCTTCCCGGGACGTCACAGGGACCCCAGACAGGCACCGGAATCGGGATGCCCAAGCTAAACTTCGCTTCTCAGCTTTAGGGGTTGTCTCAAGTTAACAAAACACTCGATTCATTTGCTTTCTAGGCAGAAGCAGAGTTACACAGGAATACTTTCCCCATTTTAGTCACACAGTGAGATGAAAAGATTCTGCTTAAACACCTAATAGCTTAAAGTCAGattcttaagaaaataaagccaaatCAATATCCAATAGTCTAATAAGTGCCCGCAAAGCTAAAAGAACCTAACTTCAGAAAACCTCTGAGTACAAACCAGAGCCGATCGCTGCTGCCCCAGCCACGTACTGGGGTGTGCTATCTGCTCTCCCGGGCACTTAAGGAGCTTCTCCCGGGCTGTGTGTCTCCAGGTCAGATTGCCATACTCCATCCTGGGCTTACAGGGCAGCCAGACCTTCCCCAGAATGGTTGTTCCAGGTCACTACAGGACTGAGAGCTGGAGAAGGTTTTTCTAATTCAACTTGACTGTATGCAAAGACACCAGCTGATTCAAGCGTGAAGGGAAGAGAAGCTGAatcagagagaggaaagagtgGACTGCAGTAAGATGCCTGGTGAAATCAGAACTGGAGGTGGGTGAAGGGGTAACAAAAGCCAGAGTCAATTCTGGAAGAGGAGTGAAGCAGCAGGGGGGAGCGTGTTGGCGGATTTTGTGGGAAGGGCAGAAAGCCACCGCTGGACAAGAAATGGGGAAACCAGCTGGTAATTAGGTGGGTACCAGTTGGGATACTGGGAAAAGAGGCATGGGGACCAGCTGAGCAATAAAAAAAGGGGTTCATCAGAGGCTGCATGAGAGCAGGGGGCAAAAACTGGCAATGCAGAAAAGAGTCTGAGTTGGGGCTGCTGGTGAACAAGGACCCACTGTTCACCACTGACTCACCGCTGATGCGGGCGGGACTGAATCTGGCTTGGTGATAAGACTGGGATAAGACAAGAGAAGAGTGGAAGAGCAACAGCGAGCCCAAAAGGGGGAGACTTGAACTAGCTGGGCAAGAAGCCTTGAGGTACATGAGGAACCTAAAGAGCCACGGTCAGCACTGCACGGCAAAGAGGGCAGGCCCAGGCAGGAGCTATAGCTGCAGAAGTCCAAACAAGATACACACTATGACACTTGCACTGCAAGTTTCACTTTGCAATGacttttttaaacattgttttaacaagcagttttaaaaacaatacaAGAGTCAATACTTCACCAGTTCACCAGTGTGTTTACCAGTAAATGGCACAGCTATGGAATGCAGTTAATTTAGTGCTTAGTGAAGCTCATGTGTTGTACGTACAAAAGATGGTTCTCCGCCAGCTCTGTGTCTACAAATTGGTCTCAAACTATACTGAAAAGCACGTACCTACAGGATAGTTCCTTGCACATGGAGTTCTCTGCCAAAAACTAAACAGAGCTTTATGTAGATAAATCCTTagtgtaaaaacaaaatataactTCAGTCTAAATGCATCCAAGCAACTACCCTTCATTTCACTCCAGAAACAAGAAGTCAAAGATGTCCCCTGTTTCACTGCACTGCTCTCATACTGCTCTGCTGGAACAAGCTACAAGACGCAGCAGAAGGTGGCTACAAACAATCTCATTCTGTGCGTTAGAATCAAACCCTAACAGTTTCATGGCTCTTTCCCTGTTATCCcactttgctgtctttttaacaagttcagagtACTGAAATGCCCCTCAGACTCACCTCCCCCCCAGGAGGGGAGGTAAGAGCAAAAACTCGGAAGATTAAGCAAGAAGGGAAGTTCATTGTCAGGATCTACCATTTGGAAATGCAGGAAAGCAATCAAGGGTCATAAGCAAGGGTCAGCTATCacagacagaaacaaaagaaggaaatttaaaGATGAGAAACCAGAAGGACAAGGGTGCCTGCAGCCAGATACCCGTAACTTTGCTGAACATGTTCAACTCTTTGCTGAGGACTTACGCATCCCCTTGTTATGTCTTACCTTTCTCTAGTACAGCTAGATACCTTTTATTAGTTATGTGGATAATGGAAAATCATTAAAATTTCACCcaagaaaatacataaagaCATGAAGGCTGAAGGACAGACAGTTGAACAGGGAAAGAATTGTATTGGGGGTCAAAAGGTGAAGGATCAGCAACTTGTTAAATGGATTGAACAGCCTTTACATGTCAAATCTGCAACAGCAAGGCTGTGCCTCTCTCTCTGACACTGGCTTGTGTGCTCTGCTGACCATCATCAATTTTAAGTGAGACTAGCACTCAGCAGTCAATAATGAGAAGGGCCTTTGGCATGTGACCATATTTTATatgatgtaatttttatttattaagttACTGAAAGAACAATCTGTAACTGCCTGGGACAGCACCCACCCTGCAGTAAGCGAGCATCCATGAACTGCAAATCCTGCATCCCTAAGGATGCCAGCAGCTGGTCTTTGCAGGCACCCGCTCTGCCTGCCTAAGCAGCAGCAACGCACACACAGAAAGGGCAGGGGAATGTCCACTGTGCCTTTTACAGTCTGCAGCTGTTTGGATGCtgagagtaaaataaaaacaaacccctAATTTTACAAACAAATGtaaccaaagcaaaacagcaacaTGGCTATATAAAAAgacccaaaccaaaccccaatttttgaaacattttggaCATCATAAATACAGCATGGCACTGTAACAGACAAGATGGAGGtctggaaagaagagagagttTATTTTCTCTGGGGAAACATGCTCAGGAACACACCAATGCAGCAGAGAGCCAGCGTATGGCTCTTAGTGCGGCTCCTGCAGAGATGCAGCCTGGTCATGAAGGACAGAGCTGCCTGTCTCAGGCAGCAGGTCCTGTTCAGTGAGAGGAAGTTTATCAAGCGActagcagcagtagcagcaagccctgcagcccagcacacaCTGGAACAAGATTCAGGAAGGAGTCAGAAGGCGAACTGCAGCTTTATAAGTTACTCTCCCACAGCGTGTTTGCTCTTTGTGCTGGACAGCTGTCGTGACAGTTGTACCACTCCCTGTAACAACCAGGCTCTGCTCGATCCTGTCAAGGTCCTCCCCTGGCAATGCCTGAAACAAATCTCCTCTCTTCTTCACCAGCTCCAGCTCTGACTCTCAgtcccttctttcccttattgGCACtattctcttcttcctcttctctttagGGATTCCCTGCAGTGTCCCCCTCCCAGGTTTCACACAGCTTCCAAAGGCTATCATTCTCGGTCCTCCTCTTCTTTACTCTTTTATCAGCCAGAATGGAGCCGTTTTGTGAGGCCCGAGCGCTGCCAGCACCGGCCCCAACACCTGAGGAAAGCAGCAACAATGAGCAAGGGCAGCATCTCCTCCCGCAACAAACACCCGCAGCTTCAGCCACCACCTGCTCCCAGACCCCCGGTCGCCTCTGCGGAGGCAGCAGAAGCGACGGCACGGTGCCCTGTCCCTTCCCTCGCCCCTCCGAGGAGCCCGGGCGCGGCCTGAGGGACCTCACACCCACACGGAGCCTCGGACCCTCGGGAGGGGCAGAGGCCGCCGCCGATCCGCCGCGAAACCCGGCCCCGCCAGGCCCCGCGTCCCCGCGCTGAGGGGAGAAGAGCCCCGCACACGCTGCCGAGGCGCCGGGGGCCGATCCCTCCCCGcctccggcccggccccgcttcTCTCACCGCTCCCCGCCGCCATGATGCGACACCTCCCCGCCCACCCCCTGGGAGGGTCACGTGACCGCCCGGCCACGGGGACAACCGAGGAAAGCGGCCAGAGCGCCTCGCCCCAACCATAGAGTGCTGCCCAGCGTCCCGCAGCGCTCGTGCGCCCCCCAGCGGCAAggcctcccgccccgcccgctcCCACACCTGCGACAcggcggcggaggcggggcCCGCGCGCCGCCCTCCTCTCGCGAGATCTCGGCGGGTATATCCGGTGTCCGCGCGCCCCCCGCCACCTTTCCGCCGCCTCGCCAGGCCGCAGCTCCCCGCATCCGCCGCCATccgcgcccggcgccgccgccatGCCGCCCAAGTTCGACCCCAACGAGATCAAAGTCGGTGCgtgccgggccgggggcggcgggaggtggggggaagCGGCCGGGCCCGCAGCGTGagggcgggccgggcccggcggagCGGGGCTGACGCGTGTTGCTGTGCCCGCAGTGTACCTGCGCTGCACCGGCGGAGAGGTCGGCGCCACCTCCGCTCTGGCTCCCAAGATCGGCCCCCTCGGTCTGGTACGTACCGCGGcaccgggcggggcgggggggaggacGACGGGACCTGGGGCGGCGAGAGGCCTCGTGGGGCTgaggcggagggcggcggcgctTCCCCCGCTCCAGGAGCGCGGTCCCTTGGGCGAGGgacggggcggggaggggggaccGCTGGCGtgaggcggcggcgcggggtgAAGCGGTTCCCGGTGCGTGCCCGCTTCTGGGCGGCTTCGGTGGCGGgcggctgcccccgccccgccgctcggCCTGCGGGGAAAGGAGGGCTTTAGCGGTACTACAATTGAGCGCAAGAAACTGGGATGCGTGTGGGGTACGGTGTAGTATGGGGATGCTCTGCTTTAATCCAGGTGATGTTTTTTGTGACAATAATGTGTTTTCTCAGTCTCCCAAGAAGGTTGGCGATGACATTGCCAAGGCCACGGGTGACTGGAAGGGGCTGAGGATCACGGTGAAGCTCACCATCCAGAACAGGCAAGCTCAGGTACTGAACGCCAGAAGGGATGGCTTAGTGGTGCAAGCATCAAGCACGAAGGAGCTCTGCTTGCTCAAACCACAAGCTTAAATCCCGGCAGGGTCGACTCAGCCCTTCATCCTTCCGAGGTGGATAAAATGAGTTCCACACAGGGAATGTGTGGGGGTCTTCTGGGAAAGACCTTGAAACACCTGCGTGAGCCTTCTGAGTGCCTCAGGCTCCAATCTGGCAGcgggtgtgtgtgtatgaagTATGGGGTTTGCCAGGCTGAAGCTTCCCAGCCTGTGAGTGATGGGAAGAGGTCTGCTCATGTGCAGGTGGAGTTGATCTTTTATCCTGTTGCAGTTAAATTGTTGCTTCTACAGAACATCTGACTGGGGAAAAAACTATTTCAAGCAACACAGAAGTTACAAAAAAACCTACTTAAATAATCCTGTAGCCACCTGCCACTATACCTGTCCTGAATTCCGTGGCTGGTATATTCCAGTGGTGAGCTGAGAGGAAGCCCCAGTCCAGGAAGCAGTCCTCTTCTGCTTGTGGGGAGGCCTGTGCCGAAAGGCTGGGAACAAGTTTCTGCATCACAAAAAATCTCGTGTACTAGTGAACAAACCAAAAACGCAGTGCTCTGGCAATTAGCTTTCCACACACTGACTGCTTCGTTGAGTATTTTCATCGGCTACGTAATTCTGCGTGGAGGGGGgcaaaattaatctcttttcatTTAGATTGAGGTTgttccttctgcctctgctctgaTTATCAAAGCTCTGAAGGAGCCTCCTCGtgacagaaagaagcagaaaaacagtaagTTTTCATCTGGCTTGAGTTCTGAATGTCATTTGGTGCTAAGGGGGGAATAGGTACTTGCTGCTTAGATTATGCAGCATAAACTGGCAAACAAGTTCTGTGGGGCTGTATCTTGGGCAGCGGGAATTCCTTAAGTGTCAGAGTACGGACAACAGTTTCTATGCCAGCAGAGTTTGGTTTCTTGGAAGATGGGGTAGAACAGCTACCTGCCACTGTACCTGTCTTGTGATGCAGTGACGAGTACAGTCCAGAGGTGAGCTGACAGAAAATGCCAACTTAGGAAACAGAGTTATTCTTCTTGTGGGTAACTTTGTGCCGAAGTCTGGGAACAGGTGTGCTGATCGCAACCCCACTGTAGTTGTAAACTGTGTGGCTTCCATGTGGTCTGAGTTC is a window from the Gavia stellata isolate bGavSte3 chromosome 24, bGavSte3.hap2, whole genome shotgun sequence genome containing:
- the RPL12 gene encoding large ribosomal subunit protein uL11, whose protein sequence is MPPKFDPNEIKVVYLRCTGGEVGATSALAPKIGPLGLSPKKVGDDIAKATGDWKGLRITVKLTIQNRQAQIEVVPSASALIIKALKEPPRDRKKQKNIKHSGSVSFDEIVNIARQMRHRSLARELSGTIKEILGTAQSVGCSIDGRHPHDIIDDINNGAIECPAS